From the genome of Streptomyces sp. NBC_00659, one region includes:
- a CDS encoding acyl-CoA mutase large subunit family protein — translation MDAHAIEEGRRRWQARYDASRKREADFTTLSGDSVEPVYGPRPGDNYEGFEQIGWPGEYPFTRGLYATGYRGRTWTIRQFAGFGNAEQTNERYKKILANGGGGLSVAFDMPTLMGRDSDDPRALGEVGHCGVAIDSAADMEVLFQDIPLGDVTTSMTISGPAVPVFCMYLVAAERQGIDPAVLNGTLQTDIFKEYIAQKEWLFQPEPHLRLIGDLMEHCAEKIPAYKPLSVSGYHIREAGSTAAQELAYTLADGFGYVELGLSRGLDVNVFAPGLSFFFDAHVDFFEEIAKFRAARRIWARWMRDVYGATSEKAQWLRFHTQTAGVSLTAQQPYNNVVRTAVEALAAVLGGTNSLHTNALDETLALPSEQAAEIALRTQQVLMEETGVANVADPLGGSWYVEQLTDRIEADAEKIFEQIKERGLRAHPNGKHPIGPITSGILRGIEDGWFTGEIAESAFQYQRSVEKGDKRVVGVNVHHGSVTGDLEILRVSHEVEREQVRVLASRKGDRDEAAVRGALDAMLAAARDGSNMIAPMLEAVRAEATLGEICGVLRDEWGVYTEPAGF, via the coding sequence ATGGACGCTCACGCCATCGAGGAAGGCCGCCGACGCTGGCAGGCCCGTTACGACGCTTCGCGCAAGCGCGAGGCCGACTTCACCACGCTCTCGGGTGATTCCGTGGAGCCGGTGTACGGTCCCCGGCCCGGGGACAACTACGAGGGCTTCGAGCAGATCGGCTGGCCCGGGGAGTACCCCTTCACGCGCGGGCTGTACGCGACCGGCTACCGGGGGCGTACGTGGACCATCCGGCAGTTCGCCGGGTTCGGCAACGCCGAGCAGACCAACGAGCGCTACAAGAAGATCCTCGCCAACGGCGGCGGCGGCCTGTCCGTGGCCTTCGACATGCCCACGCTGATGGGCCGCGACTCGGACGACCCCCGTGCGCTCGGCGAGGTCGGTCACTGCGGTGTGGCGATCGACTCGGCGGCCGACATGGAGGTCCTCTTCCAGGACATCCCGCTCGGTGACGTCACGACGTCGATGACGATCAGCGGGCCCGCGGTGCCGGTCTTCTGCATGTACCTGGTCGCCGCCGAGCGCCAGGGCATCGACCCCGCCGTGCTGAACGGCACGCTCCAGACCGACATCTTCAAGGAGTACATCGCGCAGAAGGAGTGGCTCTTCCAGCCCGAGCCGCACCTGCGCCTCATCGGCGACCTGATGGAGCACTGCGCCGAGAAGATCCCCGCGTACAAGCCGCTGTCCGTCTCCGGGTACCACATCCGGGAGGCCGGCTCCACGGCCGCGCAGGAGCTCGCCTACACGCTGGCGGACGGCTTCGGCTACGTGGAACTGGGCCTGTCCCGCGGGCTCGACGTGAACGTGTTCGCCCCCGGCCTCTCGTTCTTCTTCGACGCGCACGTCGACTTCTTCGAGGAGATCGCCAAGTTCCGCGCGGCCCGCCGGATCTGGGCCCGCTGGATGCGGGACGTGTACGGCGCCACCTCCGAGAAGGCGCAGTGGCTGCGCTTCCACACGCAGACCGCTGGCGTCTCGCTGACGGCCCAGCAGCCGTACAACAACGTCGTGCGCACGGCCGTGGAGGCGCTCGCGGCGGTCCTCGGCGGCACGAACTCGCTGCACACCAACGCGCTGGACGAGACGCTCGCCCTGCCCTCCGAGCAGGCCGCGGAGATCGCCCTGCGCACGCAGCAGGTGCTCATGGAGGAGACCGGCGTCGCCAACGTCGCCGACCCGCTGGGCGGTTCCTGGTACGTCGAGCAGCTCACCGACCGGATCGAGGCCGACGCGGAGAAGATCTTCGAGCAGATCAAGGAGCGCGGACTGCGGGCGCACCCGAACGGGAAGCACCCCATCGGTCCCATCACCTCCGGCATCCTGCGCGGGATCGAGGACGGCTGGTTCACCGGCGAGATCGCCGAGTCGGCGTTCCAGTACCAGCGCTCGGTCGAGAAGGGCGACAAGCGGGTCGTCGGCGTCAACGTCCACCACGGGTCCGTGACCGGCGACCTGGAGATCCTCCGGGTCAGCCACGAGGTGGAGCGCGAGCAGGTGCGGGTGCTGGCCTCGCGCAAGGGAGACCGCGACGAGGCGGCCGTGCGCGGTGCGCTGGACGCCATGCTCGCCGCCGCGCGCGACGGTTCCAACATGATCGCCCCCATGCTGGAGGCGGTCCGTGCCGAGGCGACGCTGGGCGAGATCTGCGGTGTCCTGCGCGACGAGTGGGGCGTGTACACGGAGCCGGCGGGCTTCTGA
- a CDS encoding TetR/AcrR family transcriptional regulator — translation MQCRSQAARTGRPRSAAADAAILEATRTALVELGWSKLTLGYVATLAGVAKTTLYRRWAGKNELVVDAVAELFDELELPDRGSLAADIEGVVLQFAAILDRPEAKTALMAVVAESTRDEPLRERIRTSIVDRQKRLVMEGRARAQERGELPPESDPAAADRTAALIFDVVAGAVVHRTLVSAEPADEEWVRSFTRVLLFGLTGSAADEPAPPSTEGPAGV, via the coding sequence ATGCAATGTCGCTCCCAGGCCGCCCGGACGGGCCGCCCCCGCAGCGCCGCCGCCGACGCCGCGATCCTGGAGGCGACTCGCACGGCGCTGGTCGAACTCGGCTGGTCCAAACTGACGTTGGGGTACGTGGCGACCCTCGCCGGAGTCGCCAAGACGACCCTCTACCGCCGCTGGGCGGGCAAGAACGAACTGGTCGTCGACGCGGTGGCCGAGCTCTTCGACGAGCTGGAGCTCCCCGACCGGGGCAGTCTGGCCGCCGACATCGAGGGCGTGGTGCTCCAGTTCGCGGCGATCCTGGACCGCCCGGAGGCGAAGACGGCGCTGATGGCCGTGGTCGCGGAGTCCACCCGTGACGAGCCGCTGCGCGAGCGCATCCGCACGTCCATCGTCGACCGGCAGAAGCGCCTGGTCATGGAGGGCCGCGCCCGCGCCCAGGAGCGCGGCGAACTCCCCCCGGAGTCGGACCCGGCCGCCGCCGACCGTACCGCCGCCCTGATCTTCGACGTGGTCGCCGGGGCGGTCGTCCATCGCACCCTGGTCAGCGCGGAACCCGCGGACGAGGAATGGGTGCGCTCGTTCACCCGGGTCCTGCTCTTCGGCCTGACCGGATCGGCAGCCGACGAACCGGCGCCTCCCTCGACGGAGGGCCCGGCCGGAGTCTGA
- a CDS encoding tetratricopeptide repeat protein, translating into MQPRNMSMSGVVDLAAVKAAQEAKSKAEQARAESARQGGGGAVTPASLVIDVDEAGFEQDVLQRSTEVPVVIDFWAEWCEPCKQLSPLLERLAVEYNGRFVLAKIDVDANQMLMQQFGVQGIPAVFAVVAGQALPLFQGAAAEAQIRGTLDQLVQVAEQRFGLTGLTVDADAGPGESPAAREVPAGPYDALLEAAVQALDAGDFGGAVQAYKNVLGDDPGNTEAKLGLAQAELLQRVQSLDPQRVRREAAEKPGDVAAQIAGADLDLVGGHVEDAFGRLIDTVRRTAGDDRDAVRVRLLELFEVVGADDPRVVAARRALARALF; encoded by the coding sequence ATGCAGCCACGGAACATGTCCATGAGCGGAGTCGTCGACCTCGCCGCGGTGAAGGCGGCCCAGGAGGCCAAGTCGAAGGCGGAGCAGGCGCGAGCCGAATCCGCCAGGCAGGGCGGAGGCGGGGCCGTGACTCCCGCGAGCCTCGTCATCGACGTCGACGAGGCCGGATTCGAGCAGGATGTCCTGCAGCGCTCCACCGAGGTGCCCGTCGTCATCGACTTCTGGGCCGAGTGGTGCGAGCCCTGCAAGCAGCTGAGCCCGCTCCTGGAGCGGCTGGCCGTCGAGTACAACGGGCGCTTCGTGCTCGCCAAGATCGACGTCGACGCCAATCAGATGCTGATGCAGCAGTTCGGGGTCCAGGGGATCCCGGCCGTATTCGCGGTGGTGGCCGGACAGGCCCTGCCGCTCTTCCAGGGAGCCGCCGCCGAGGCGCAGATCCGCGGGACCCTCGACCAGCTCGTCCAGGTGGCCGAGCAGCGCTTCGGCCTGACCGGCCTGACGGTCGACGCCGACGCCGGGCCGGGCGAGTCCCCCGCGGCACGGGAGGTGCCGGCCGGACCGTACGACGCTCTGCTGGAGGCCGCCGTGCAGGCGCTGGACGCGGGCGACTTCGGCGGTGCCGTCCAGGCGTACAAGAACGTGCTGGGCGACGACCCGGGCAACACGGAGGCCAAACTGGGCCTGGCCCAGGCCGAGTTGCTCCAGCGGGTGCAGAGTCTCGACCCGCAGCGGGTGCGCCGGGAGGCCGCCGAGAAGCCCGGTGACGTGGCGGCGCAGATCGCGGGGGCCGATCTGGACCTCGTCGGCGGCCATGTGGAGGACGCCTTCGGGCGTCTCATCGACACCGTGCGGCGCACGGCGGGCGACGACCGGGACGCCGTACGCGTGCGGCTGTTGGAGCTCTTCGAGGTCGTCGGTGCCGACGACCCCCGCGTGGTCGCGGCGCGCAGGGCCCTTGCCCGGGCGCTGTTCTGA
- a CDS encoding DUF6230 family protein, with protein sequence MSQVRGGTRWKRFAVVMVPSVAATAAIGVALAQGALAASFSVSGQSFKVTADKLEGTGFSQYGALDQGTGLDGKAALHPVAVSAFKSADITSMCQSVVTPNIPVLGSVSLVLKAGGGSTPVHADNLYIDVEDLGADATFTNIDIGVAAKDASKGPGMKGGGEQANPYGFAQQAEKAVLTDVKQTAWATTAGTFKLSGLKMSVKAGTHECY encoded by the coding sequence ATGTCTCAGGTGCGTGGCGGGACCAGATGGAAGCGGTTCGCCGTCGTCATGGTGCCCAGCGTGGCAGCCACGGCAGCGATAGGTGTCGCCCTCGCGCAGGGTGCTCTCGCCGCATCGTTCAGTGTCTCCGGTCAGTCCTTCAAGGTGACCGCGGACAAGCTTGAGGGAACGGGCTTCTCGCAGTACGGAGCCCTGGACCAGGGCACGGGCCTCGACGGCAAGGCTGCGCTGCACCCCGTCGCGGTGTCGGCGTTCAAGAGCGCCGACATCACGAGCATGTGTCAGTCCGTCGTCACCCCGAACATTCCGGTGCTCGGTTCTGTCAGCCTCGTGCTGAAGGCCGGTGGCGGCAGCACGCCGGTTCACGCCGACAACCTCTACATCGATGTCGAGGACCTCGGCGCCGACGCGACGTTCACGAACATCGACATCGGTGTTGCCGCCAAGGACGCCAGCAAGGGTCCGGGCATGAAGGGCGGCGGCGAGCAGGCCAACCCCTACGGGTTCGCCCAGCAGGCCGAGAAGGCCGTGCTGACCGATGTGAAGCAGACGGCGTGGGCGACCACCGCCGGCACGTTCAAGCTCAGCGGTCTGAAGATGTCGGTCAAGGCCGGCACCCACGAGTGCTACTGA
- a CDS encoding DUF6114 domain-containing protein has product MSAETPAAPGQNDEHYLQVFRRNFRTWRGDRPFWAGLYIVFGGFPIAYFPYAHLHLGHLTLAMSTTAGAGSLIIGVLLVVLGISLWFQKHVRTFAGVAAILLALVSIPVANLGGFLIGFLFSLLGGAMAVSWVPGEPEEGYAASGSLAKQDTPDGSAAEPIGYEAADGAGDPNDLSGTSPSNGANGRRSAG; this is encoded by the coding sequence ATGAGCGCCGAGACCCCTGCCGCGCCCGGCCAGAACGATGAGCACTACCTTCAGGTGTTCCGGCGGAACTTCCGTACCTGGAGGGGCGATCGCCCGTTCTGGGCGGGTCTGTACATCGTGTTCGGCGGTTTCCCCATCGCCTACTTCCCGTACGCGCACCTTCACCTCGGCCATCTGACGCTGGCGATGTCCACCACCGCCGGTGCCGGGTCCCTGATCATCGGCGTACTCCTCGTCGTGCTCGGGATCAGCCTCTGGTTCCAGAAGCACGTACGGACGTTCGCGGGTGTCGCCGCGATCCTTCTCGCCCTGGTGTCCATTCCGGTGGCCAACCTGGGCGGCTTCCTGATCGGCTTCCTGTTCTCCCTGCTCGGCGGTGCCATGGCGGTCTCCTGGGTTCCCGGAGAGCCCGAGGAGGGCTACGCCGCGTCGGGTTCCCTCGCCAAGCAGGACACGCCGGACGGTTCGGCGGCCGAGCCCATCGGGTACGAGGCGGCCGACGGTGCGGGCGACCCGAACGATCTGTCAGGAACGAGCCCGAGCAACGGGGCGAACGGGAGGCGCAGTGCCGGCTGA
- the pyk gene encoding pyruvate kinase codes for MRRSKIVCTLGPAVDSHEKLVELIQAGMNVARFNFSHGSHAEHQGRYDRVRAASAETGVAIGVLADLQGPKIRLETFAEGPVELERGDEFVITAEDVPGDKHICGTTYKGLPGDVSHGDQILINDGNVELRVVEIDGPRVKTVVIEGGVISDHKGINLPGAAVNVPALSEKDVEDLRFALRMGCDMVALSFVRDADDVNDVHKVMDEEGRRVPVIAKVEKPQAVDNMEGVVAAFDAVMVARGDLAVEYPLERVPMVQKRLVELCRRNAKPVIVATQMMESMITNSRPTRAEASDVANAILDGADAVMLSAESSVGAYPVETVKTMSKIVVAAEEELLSKGLQPLVPGKKPRTQGGSVARAACEIADFLGGKGLVAFTKSGDTARRLSRYRAAQPILAFTTDEGTRNQLTLSWGVESHVVPFVKSTDEMVELVDRELQKLKRFNEGDVVVITAGSPPGVAGTTNMVRVHHLGEADRA; via the coding sequence ATGCGCCGTTCGAAAATCGTCTGTACTCTCGGCCCCGCGGTCGACTCCCACGAGAAGCTGGTCGAGCTGATCCAGGCCGGTATGAATGTGGCCCGTTTCAACTTCAGCCACGGATCCCACGCCGAGCACCAGGGCCGGTACGACCGTGTCCGGGCCGCCTCGGCCGAGACCGGTGTCGCCATCGGCGTGCTCGCCGACCTGCAGGGTCCGAAGATCCGCCTGGAGACCTTCGCCGAAGGCCCCGTCGAGCTGGAGCGTGGCGACGAGTTCGTCATCACGGCCGAGGACGTGCCGGGTGACAAGCACATCTGCGGCACCACCTACAAGGGCCTGCCCGGCGACGTCTCCCACGGCGACCAGATCCTCATCAACGACGGCAACGTGGAGCTGCGCGTCGTCGAGATCGACGGCCCCCGGGTCAAGACGGTCGTCATCGAGGGCGGCGTGATCTCCGACCACAAGGGCATCAACCTGCCCGGCGCGGCCGTGAACGTGCCCGCGCTGTCGGAGAAGGACGTCGAGGACCTGCGCTTCGCCCTGCGGATGGGCTGCGACATGGTCGCCCTGTCCTTCGTGCGCGACGCCGACGACGTGAACGACGTCCACAAGGTGATGGACGAGGAGGGCCGCCGCGTCCCCGTCATCGCCAAGGTGGAGAAGCCGCAGGCGGTCGACAACATGGAGGGCGTCGTCGCGGCGTTCGACGCCGTCATGGTGGCCCGTGGCGACCTGGCCGTCGAGTACCCGCTGGAGCGGGTCCCGATGGTGCAGAAGCGACTCGTGGAGCTGTGCCGCCGCAACGCCAAGCCGGTGATCGTGGCGACCCAGATGATGGAGTCGATGATCACCAACTCCCGTCCGACGCGCGCCGAGGCCTCCGACGTGGCCAACGCGATCCTGGACGGCGCCGACGCGGTCATGCTGTCGGCCGAGTCCAGCGTGGGCGCGTACCCGGTCGAGACAGTGAAGACGATGTCGAAGATCGTCGTCGCGGCCGAGGAGGAGCTCCTCTCCAAGGGCCTGCAGCCGCTGGTCCCGGGCAAGAAGCCGCGCACGCAGGGTGGTTCGGTCGCCCGCGCCGCCTGCGAGATCGCCGACTTCCTCGGCGGCAAGGGCCTGGTGGCCTTCACCAAGTCCGGTGACACCGCCCGCCGGCTCTCCCGCTACCGCGCCGCCCAGCCGATCCTGGCCTTCACCACGGACGAGGGCACCCGCAACCAGCTGACGCTGAGCTGGGGCGTCGAGTCCCACGTCGTGCCGTTCGTGAAGAGCACCGACGAGATGGTCGAACTGGTCGACCGCGAGCTGCAGAAGCTCAAGCGGTTCAACGAGGGCGACGTCGTCGTGATCACCGCCGGTTCGCCCCCCGGCGTCGCCGGCACCACCAACATGGTCCGGGTGCACCACCTGGGCGAGGCCGACCGCGCCTGA
- a CDS encoding acetate kinase, translating into MRVLVLNSGSSSVKYQLLDMRDGTRLAVGLVERIGEGTSLLRHTTRTTGETRERADTFADHDAALKAMAEELAVDGLGLDSPELAAIGHRVVHGGQTFTEPTVIDDTVLAEIERLIPVAPLHNPANLTGIRTAMALRPDLPQVAIFDTAFHTTMPEAAARYAIDVATADEHRIRRYGFHGTSHAYVSRTTAELLGKAPEEVNVIVLHLGNGASASAVRGGRCVDTSMGLTPLEGLVMGTRSGDVDPAVIFHLERVGGMSTDEIDTLLNKKSGLIGLCGDNDMREIRRRVDEGDEQARLAFDIYIHRLKKYIGAYYAVLGRVDAVAFTAGVGENAAPVREAAIRGLEELGLAVDGELNAVRGEEPRLISPPYARVAVAVVPTDEELEIATQTYALVGKGNA; encoded by the coding sequence GTGCGGGTCCTCGTCCTCAACTCCGGCTCGTCGTCGGTGAAGTACCAGTTGCTCGACATGCGCGACGGCACCCGTCTGGCCGTCGGCCTGGTGGAGCGCATCGGCGAGGGAACCTCCCTGCTGCGGCACACCACGCGAACGACGGGCGAGACCCGCGAGAGGGCCGACACGTTCGCCGACCACGACGCCGCGCTGAAGGCGATGGCGGAGGAACTGGCGGTGGACGGACTCGGCCTGGACTCCCCCGAACTGGCCGCCATCGGCCACCGGGTGGTGCACGGCGGGCAGACCTTCACCGAACCGACGGTCATCGACGACACGGTGCTCGCCGAGATCGAGCGGCTGATCCCGGTCGCTCCGCTGCACAACCCGGCGAACCTCACCGGCATCCGCACCGCGATGGCGCTGCGCCCGGACCTCCCCCAGGTCGCCATCTTCGACACCGCGTTCCACACGACGATGCCGGAGGCGGCCGCGCGCTACGCGATCGACGTGGCGACCGCCGACGAGCACCGCATCCGCCGGTACGGCTTCCACGGCACCTCGCACGCCTACGTCTCCCGGACGACCGCCGAACTGCTCGGCAAGGCGCCCGAGGAGGTCAACGTCATCGTGCTGCACCTGGGCAACGGGGCCTCGGCGTCCGCGGTCAGGGGCGGGCGGTGCGTGGACACCTCGATGGGGCTCACTCCTCTGGAGGGGCTGGTGATGGGAACGCGGTCCGGCGACGTGGACCCGGCCGTCATCTTCCATTTGGAGCGCGTTGGCGGCATGTCCACGGACGAGATCGACACTCTTCTCAACAAGAAGAGCGGTCTGATCGGTCTGTGCGGCGACAACGACATGCGGGAGATCCGCCGCCGTGTCGACGAGGGGGACGAACAGGCCCGGCTCGCCTTCGACATCTACATCCACCGGCTGAAGAAGTACATCGGCGCCTACTACGCGGTCCTCGGCCGGGTGGACGCCGTCGCCTTCACCGCCGGAGTGGGTGAGAACGCCGCCCCGGTGCGCGAGGCCGCGATCAGAGGACTGGAGGAACTGGGGCTCGCGGTCGACGGCGAACTGAACGCCGTGCGCGGTGAGGAGCCCCGGCTCATCTCACCGCCGTACGCGCGCGTCGCGGTCGCCGTCGTGCCGACGGACGAGGAACTGGAAATCGCCACACAGACGTACGCGCTGGTCGGAAAGGGCAATGCCTGA
- the pta gene encoding phosphate acetyltransferase: MTRSVYVTGIDRGDGRQVVELGVMELLTRQVDRVGVFRPLVHDGPDRLFELLRARYRLPQDPATVYGMDYHEASALQAEQGTDELVSTLVDRFHRVSRDYDVVLVLGTDFAGTQVPDELALNARLANEFAASVIPVVGGRGQSAESVRAETRNAYRAYDGLGCDVLAMVVNRVAPEDRTAIVERLDSRLPVPCYVLPDEPALSAPTVAQITHALGGTVLLGDDAGLARDALGFIFGGAMLPNFLKALTPGCLVVTPGDRADLVIGSLAAHSAGTPPIAGILLTLDERPGSEILTLAARLAPGTPVVSVAGNSFPTAEALFAMEGKLNAATPRKAETALGLFERHVDTADLLKRVSAPSSDRLTPMMFEHQLLEQARSDRRRVVLPEGTEERVLHATEVLLRRGVCDLTLLGPVDQIRKKAADLGIDISGTQLIDPQTSPLRDSFAEKYAELRAHKGVTIELAYDVVADVNYFGTLMVQEGLADGMVSGAVHSTAATIRPAFEIIKTRPESRIVSSVFFMCLADKVLVYGDCAVNPDPNAEQLCDIAISSAATARQFGVEPRIAMLSYSTGTSGSGADVDKVREATELVRARRGDLRIEGPIQYDAAVEPSVAATKLPGSKVAGQASVLIFPDLNTGNNTYKAVQRSAGAIAVGPVLQGLRKPVNDLSRGALVQDIVNTVAITAIQSQTPDQKAARP, from the coding sequence GTGACGCGCAGCGTGTACGTGACCGGGATCGACCGAGGTGACGGCCGTCAGGTCGTCGAACTGGGGGTCATGGAACTGCTGACCCGCCAGGTCGACCGGGTGGGGGTGTTCCGTCCGCTCGTGCACGACGGTCCGGACCGGCTCTTCGAGCTGCTGCGGGCCCGCTACCGGCTGCCGCAGGACCCGGCGACGGTCTACGGCATGGACTACCACGAGGCGTCCGCGCTCCAGGCCGAGCAGGGCACCGACGAGCTGGTGTCCACGCTCGTCGACCGGTTCCACCGGGTCTCCCGCGACTACGACGTCGTCCTCGTCCTCGGCACCGACTTCGCCGGCACCCAGGTGCCCGACGAGCTGGCGCTCAACGCCCGTCTGGCCAACGAGTTCGCCGCGTCCGTGATCCCGGTCGTCGGCGGCCGGGGCCAGAGCGCCGAGTCGGTGCGCGCCGAGACCCGCAACGCCTACCGCGCGTACGACGGGCTCGGGTGCGACGTCCTCGCCATGGTGGTGAACCGGGTGGCCCCCGAGGACCGCACGGCGATCGTGGAACGGCTCGACTCCCGGCTCCCGGTGCCCTGTTACGTCCTTCCGGACGAACCCGCGCTCTCCGCCCCCACGGTCGCGCAGATCACCCACGCGCTCGGCGGCACGGTGCTCCTCGGCGACGACGCGGGGCTCGCCCGTGACGCGCTCGGCTTCATCTTCGGCGGAGCGATGCTGCCGAACTTCCTGAAGGCGCTGACCCCGGGATGCCTCGTGGTCACGCCGGGGGACCGGGCCGATCTGGTGATCGGCTCGCTCGCCGCGCACAGCGCCGGCACCCCGCCCATAGCCGGCATCCTGCTCACCCTGGACGAGCGGCCCGGCAGCGAGATCCTCACGCTCGCGGCCCGCCTCGCGCCCGGCACCCCGGTCGTCTCGGTGGCCGGTAACTCCTTCCCCACCGCGGAGGCGCTCTTCGCCATGGAGGGCAAGCTGAACGCGGCCACGCCCCGCAAGGCGGAGACCGCGCTCGGCCTGTTCGAGCGGCATGTGGACACCGCCGACCTGCTGAAGCGGGTCTCCGCGCCCAGCAGCGACCGGCTCACCCCGATGATGTTCGAGCACCAGCTCCTGGAGCAGGCCCGCTCGGACCGGCGTCGCGTCGTGCTGCCCGAGGGCACCGAGGAGCGCGTCCTGCACGCCACCGAGGTGCTGCTGCGCCGGGGTGTGTGCGATCTGACCCTGCTGGGCCCGGTCGACCAGATCCGCAAGAAGGCCGCCGACCTCGGCATCGACATCAGCGGCACCCAGCTCATCGACCCGCAGACGTCACCGCTGCGGGACTCCTTCGCCGAGAAGTACGCCGAACTGCGCGCCCACAAGGGGGTCACGATCGAGCTGGCCTACGACGTCGTCGCCGATGTGAACTACTTCGGCACGCTCATGGTGCAGGAGGGCCTCGCCGACGGGATGGTGTCGGGGGCCGTGCACTCGACGGCCGCGACGATCCGGCCCGCGTTCGAGATCATCAAGACCAGGCCGGAGTCACGGATCGTCTCGTCCGTCTTCTTCATGTGCCTGGCCGACAAGGTCCTGGTCTACGGCGACTGCGCGGTGAACCCCGACCCGAACGCCGAGCAGCTCTGCGACATCGCCATCTCCTCGGCCGCCACCGCGCGGCAGTTCGGTGTCGAGCCGCGGATCGCGATGCTGTCGTACTCCACGGGCACCTCGGGTTCGGGCGCCGACGTCGACAAGGTGCGCGAGGCGACCGAGCTAGTGCGCGCGCGCCGGGGCGACCTGCGGATCGAGGGGCCGATCCAGTACGACGCCGCCGTCGAGCCGTCGGTCGCGGCGACCAAGCTGCCGGGCTCGAAGGTCGCCGGACAGGCGTCCGTGCTGATCTTCCCCGACCTCAACACCGGCAACAACACCTACAAGGCCGTGCAGCGTTCGGCCGGCGCGATCGCCGTCGGCCCGGTGCTCCAGGGTCTGCGCAAGCCCGTCAACGACCTGTCCCGCGGCGCGCTCGTCCAGGACATCGTCAACACGGTCGCCATCACGGCGATCCAGTCCCAGACCCCCGACCAGAAGGCTGCCCGTCCGTGA
- a CDS encoding ATP-dependent 6-phosphofructokinase, with amino-acid sequence MRIGVLTAGGDCPGLNAVIRSVVHRAVTNFGDEVIGFEDGYAGLLDGHYRTLDLNAVSGILARGGTILGSSRLQRDRLREACDNAQDMAREFGIDVLIPIGGEGTLTAARMLSDAGLPVVGVPKTIDNDISATDRTFGFDTAVGVATEAMDRLKTTAESHQRVMVVEVMGRHAGWIALESGMAAGAHGICLPERPFDPSDLVAMVEERFARGKRFAVICVAEGAHPAEGTMDYGHGAIDKFGHERFQGIGTALAFELERRLGKEAKPVILGHIQRGGTPTAYDRVLATRFGWHAVEAAHRGDFGRMTALRGTDIEMVPLADATTELKTVPKDRMDEAESVF; translated from the coding sequence ATGCGCATCGGAGTTCTCACCGCAGGCGGCGACTGCCCTGGCCTGAACGCAGTGATCCGGTCGGTCGTGCACCGAGCGGTCACCAACTTCGGGGACGAGGTCATCGGCTTCGAGGACGGCTACGCCGGGCTCCTCGACGGCCATTACCGCACCCTCGATCTCAACGCGGTCAGCGGCATCCTCGCCCGCGGCGGCACCATCCTCGGCTCCTCCCGGCTCCAGCGCGACCGGCTCCGCGAGGCCTGCGACAACGCCCAGGACATGGCGCGCGAGTTCGGTATCGACGTGCTCATCCCGATCGGCGGCGAGGGCACGCTCACGGCGGCGCGGATGCTGTCGGACGCGGGTCTGCCGGTGGTCGGCGTGCCGAAGACCATCGACAACGACATCTCCGCGACGGACCGCACCTTCGGCTTCGACACCGCCGTCGGTGTCGCCACGGAGGCCATGGACCGTCTGAAGACGACGGCCGAGTCCCACCAGCGAGTGATGGTCGTCGAGGTCATGGGCCGGCACGCGGGCTGGATCGCCCTGGAGTCCGGCATGGCGGCCGGCGCCCACGGCATCTGTCTGCCCGAGCGTCCCTTCGACCCGTCCGACCTCGTCGCGATGGTCGAGGAGCGCTTCGCGCGCGGCAAGCGGTTCGCCGTCATCTGTGTCGCCGAGGGCGCCCACCCCGCCGAGGGCACCATGGACTACGGCCACGGCGCGATCGACAAGTTCGGCCACGAGCGCTTCCAGGGCATCGGCACGGCCCTCGCGTTCGAGCTGGAGCGCCGCCTCGGCAAGGAGGCCAAGCCGGTCATCCTCGGCCACATCCAGCGCGGCGGCACGCCGACCGCGTACGACCGCGTCCTCGCCACCCGCTTCGGCTGGCACGCCGTCGAGGCCGCGCACCGCGGCGACTTCGGCAGGATGACCGCGCTGCGCGGCACGGACATCGAGATGGTGCCGCTCGCGGACGCGACCACCGAACTGAAGACCGTGCCGAAGGACCGGATGGACGAGGCGGAGTCGGTCTTCTAG